Within the Bacillus sp. FSL K6-3431 genome, the region GAAGCAAGGTAGACGGACTAATACCCATTAGTGAACTTTCTAGTCTACATGTGGAAAAGGCTTCAGACATTGTTCAAGAAGATGAAGTGATAGACCTTATCGTGACAAAAGTAGAAGAGGAGTTACTTGTGCTTTCCAAACGAAAAGTAGATGCAGAAAGTGCATGGGAATCTCTTGAAGAACGTTTTAATAATGATCAAATATTTGATGCCGAAGTGAATGAGGTAGTAAAAGGTGGACTTGTCATAGATTTAGGTGTTAGAGGATTTGTACCTGCATCTATGGTAGAGGATCATTACGTAGAAGACTTTTCAGATTATCAAGGGAAAATGCTTTCTTTTAAAATTGTAGAGTTAGACCGTGATAAAAACCGTTTGATTTTATCACATCGAATAGTTGTAGAAGAAGAGAAAAACAAAGAGAAAAAGGCATTATTAGAAAAGATAGAACCAGGGGAAATTTTGAGTGGAACGGTCCAACGTTTGACTGACTTTGGTGCTTTTGTCGATATTGGTGGTGTAGACGGCTTAGTTCATATTTCACAACTGTCACATGAGCATATTGAAAAACCTTCTGATGTGGT harbors:
- the rpsA gene encoding 30S ribosomal protein S1 encodes the protein MSEEMKNLEVGNFSEGDKVKGTVTKIEEKQVLVNVEGSKVDGLIPISELSSLHVEKASDIVQEDEVIDLIVTKVEEELLVLSKRKVDAESAWESLEERFNNDQIFDAEVNEVVKGGLVIDLGVRGFVPASMVEDHYVEDFSDYQGKMLSFKIVELDRDKNRLILSHRIVVEEEKNKEKKALLEKIEPGEILSGTVQRLTDFGAFVDIGGVDGLVHISQLSHEHIEKPSDVVKEGEEVQVKVLSVDRDNERISLSIKETLPGPWAKVEEKAPKGTILEGTVKRLVSFGAFVEVFPGVEGLVHISQISHKHIGTPHEVLQEGEQVKVQVLEANENDQRLSLSMKELEESEYNSNNYEVPEETKGFQLSDMIGDKLKNFKK